One Solidesulfovibrio fructosivorans JJ] DNA window includes the following coding sequences:
- a CDS encoding methyl-accepting chemotaxis protein — MRLSLTGKIIALLLFTVLLLTSTIALTAHHYLSAGLNRISQQQINSQADAVNFMLKQAGQEVKGATYMLATRPDVVAAVEAGDKARLVEIAKEAQRELRIEFVTIANAQGVVLARSHSPRSGDSIKKQINVQKALTGQASLGLEEGTAVKFSLRAGCPVRMDGKVIGTVTTGINLSSSNAFVDEIKKVLGTECTIFYGDTRVATTIERNGKRAIGTRMDNPEVLDTVITKGNRFLKINKILGRAYNTAYWPMVGADGKITGMLFIGSEREGIAATERTIFYSVLAASSVAALVVMIVGFFTARGMTSPLRRVIDLARKVAKGDLEAKPQGRFAGEMAELSGAIEKMVTGLKAKIAEAEMMSQEAGEEAALAETARKEAEQAQEQAEVAKREGMLEAAEQLGHVVESIIDASGELENQVEHVRTGADHQRDRLREVVEAISQMTSTVLDVAKNASRAAQSADDTKSRASAGSSVVENAVRSIDRVNTVSTDLKAAMSELGEQTQAIGRVMSVISDIADQTNLLALNAAIEAARAGEAGRGFAVVADEVRKLAEKTMTATKEVGQAVVSIQQSVAGNIENVDKAAVAVSEATELAEKSGGVLREILDLAETSAREVAGIAAAAEQQSAAAEQINKAMSEVSEVVESTSSGMHESAQAVHALADLSGDMDQIIEKLRQA, encoded by the coding sequence CGGGCAGGAGGTCAAGGGCGCGACGTATATGCTGGCCACACGGCCGGACGTGGTGGCGGCCGTGGAGGCCGGGGACAAGGCGCGGCTGGTGGAGATCGCCAAAGAGGCCCAGCGGGAATTGCGCATCGAATTCGTGACCATCGCCAATGCCCAGGGCGTGGTGCTGGCCCGCAGCCATTCGCCGCGATCGGGCGATTCCATCAAAAAACAGATCAACGTGCAAAAAGCCCTGACCGGACAGGCCTCGCTTGGCCTGGAAGAAGGCACGGCCGTCAAGTTTTCGCTGCGTGCCGGGTGTCCCGTCAGGATGGACGGCAAGGTGATCGGCACCGTGACCACGGGCATCAACCTTTCCTCCAGCAACGCTTTCGTGGATGAGATCAAGAAGGTTCTCGGCACGGAATGCACCATCTTTTACGGCGACACCCGCGTGGCCACCACCATCGAGCGGAATGGCAAGCGGGCCATCGGCACCCGCATGGACAACCCCGAGGTCCTCGATACGGTCATCACCAAGGGCAACCGTTTCCTCAAGATCAACAAAATCCTCGGCCGGGCCTACAACACCGCCTACTGGCCCATGGTCGGAGCCGACGGCAAGATCACGGGCATGCTTTTCATCGGCAGCGAGCGCGAGGGCATCGCGGCCACGGAGCGCACCATCTTTTATTCCGTGCTGGCCGCGTCCAGCGTGGCGGCCCTGGTGGTGATGATTGTCGGCTTCTTCACCGCCAGGGGCATGACGTCGCCGCTGCGCCGGGTCATCGATCTGGCCCGCAAGGTGGCCAAGGGCGACTTGGAGGCCAAACCCCAGGGACGCTTTGCCGGCGAGATGGCCGAGCTGTCCGGGGCCATCGAAAAGATGGTGACCGGGCTTAAGGCCAAGATCGCCGAGGCCGAGATGATGAGCCAGGAAGCCGGCGAGGAGGCGGCCCTGGCCGAGACCGCCCGCAAGGAGGCCGAACAGGCCCAGGAACAGGCCGAGGTGGCCAAGCGGGAAGGCATGCTCGAGGCGGCCGAACAGCTCGGCCATGTGGTCGAGAGCATCATCGACGCCTCGGGCGAGCTGGAAAACCAGGTGGAGCACGTGCGCACCGGCGCCGACCACCAGCGCGACCGCCTGCGCGAGGTGGTGGAAGCCATCTCCCAGATGACGTCCACCGTGCTCGACGTGGCCAAGAACGCCTCCCGGGCCGCCCAGTCCGCCGACGACACCAAGTCCAGGGCTTCGGCCGGAAGCTCCGTGGTCGAAAACGCCGTGCGCTCCATCGACCGGGTCAACACCGTGTCCACGGACCTCAAGGCCGCCATGAGCGAACTGGGCGAACAGACCCAGGCCATCGGCCGCGTCATGTCCGTCATTTCGGACATCGCCGACCAGACCAACCTGCTGGCCTTAAACGCCGCCATCGAGGCGGCCCGGGCCGGCGAGGCCGGACGCGGCTTCGCCGTCGTTGCCGACGAGGTGCGCAAGCTCGCCGAAAAGACCATGACCGCCACCAAGGAAGTGGGGCAGGCCGTGGTCAGCATCCAGCAGTCCGTGGCCGGCAATATCGAAAATGTGGACAAGGCGGCCGTGGCCGTGTCCGAGGCCACGGAACTGGCCGAGAAGTCCGGCGGCGTGCTGCGCGAGATTCTCGATCTGGCCGAGACCAGCGCCCGGGAAGTGGCCGGCATCGCTGCCGCCGCCGAACAGCAGTCCGCCGCGGCCGAACAGATCAACAAGGCCATGAGCGAGGTCAGCGAGGTGGTGGAATCCACCAGCTCCGGCATGCATGAGTCCGCCCAGGCCGTGCATGCCCTGGCCGACCTGTCCGGTGATATGGACCAGATCATCGAGAAGCTGCGCCAGGCCTAG
- a CDS encoding class I SAM-dependent methyltransferase produces the protein MTYGRRTSFPHGQDEKDQNFWKATAEGYDAWIASDFQDQYEVNWSILAKHVTPNSRLLDVGCGPGTLSIRLSRRCREVWGVDVTPEMIRVAEEKLACEPANVCFQEADACDLPFENHTFDTVISVNALQTMDRPETAISEMHRVLRPGGELLLITYCYGEATLAEHNALLDWAVQYDGRAMWHSFTFAQLDALLAAKGFEVAEAERIWDGPVVAFLRGKAINV, from the coding sequence ATGACCTACGGAAGGCGTACTTCATTCCCTCATGGCCAGGATGAAAAGGATCAAAACTTTTGGAAGGCGACGGCCGAAGGCTATGACGCCTGGATCGCCAGTGACTTTCAGGACCAGTACGAGGTCAACTGGAGCATTCTTGCGAAACACGTGACCCCGAATAGCCGGCTTCTCGATGTCGGGTGCGGACCGGGGACCCTCAGCATCCGTCTTTCGCGGCGGTGCCGTGAGGTCTGGGGCGTGGACGTGACGCCGGAGATGATACGGGTCGCGGAAGAGAAGCTGGCCTGCGAGCCAGCGAACGTGTGTTTCCAGGAGGCCGACGCCTGTGATCTGCCCTTCGAAAACCACACCTTCGACACCGTGATAAGCGTCAATGCCCTCCAGACGATGGACCGGCCGGAGACGGCCATAAGCGAGATGCACCGCGTGCTCAGGCCCGGCGGGGAGCTCCTGCTCATCACCTATTGTTATGGCGAGGCGACGCTCGCGGAGCATAATGCCTTGTTGGACTGGGCGGTCCAGTATGATGGCCGGGCGATGTGGCACAGCTTCACGTTCGCCCAGCTTGACGCGCTGCTTGCGGCCAAAGGGTTCGAAGTGGCCGAGGCCGAGAGGATCTGGGATGGGCCGGTTGTCGCTTTTCTGCGCGGAAAAGCGATCAATGTCTGA
- a CDS encoding DUF362 domain-containing protein, producing the protein MTAFRLDIRRAASLAETAKALADVLPAYAHVFPADTAAPILVKPNLNANMNALTGNTTDLRLLCALLGHLRDAGYSDVTVGEGTNSGFYRNKIGVIGRLMVDKAAARFGCPVVDLNHVPGKPVAFENGVTAMVAAPVADAALVINLPKLKTHFEAGMSVCLKNLMGCLVGQENKKKTHQSLAANIVNLNLAVRPGLHIVDALIAMEGLGPTRGTPLRLDTLIFGENPYLIDLACARMAGFPPEKVRPLAEARRRGLVTPEMDAFCDGLSLPLLAGRPLAPPVAGRIASFIHSPARQKYFLAVRNTALFRYLAGTDWFGALLFKTGLRQDVFCREEMRCDGLTLDRAACDDCGVCRDFCPSGLDPADVAAMGGHPDCLGCLYCFLTCPRKALAFHGEQGFLAEQLRQYDALVRTLGRPGR; encoded by the coding sequence ATGACCGCATTTCGCCTGGACATCCGCCGGGCCGCCTCCCTGGCCGAAACGGCCAAGGCCCTGGCCGACGTGTTGCCCGCCTACGCCCACGTCTTCCCCGCTGATACGGCCGCGCCCATCCTGGTCAAGCCCAATCTCAACGCCAACATGAACGCGCTGACCGGCAACACCACGGATTTGCGCCTGCTCTGCGCCCTGCTCGGGCATCTGCGCGACGCCGGCTACAGCGACGTCACGGTCGGCGAAGGGACCAATTCCGGCTTTTACCGCAACAAGATCGGCGTGATCGGGCGGCTTATGGTGGACAAGGCGGCGGCGCGGTTCGGCTGTCCTGTGGTGGACCTCAACCACGTCCCGGGTAAGCCCGTGGCCTTCGAAAACGGGGTCACGGCCATGGTCGCCGCGCCGGTGGCGGATGCGGCGCTCGTCATCAACCTGCCCAAGCTCAAGACCCATTTCGAGGCCGGCATGTCCGTGTGCCTCAAAAACCTCATGGGCTGCCTGGTCGGCCAGGAAAACAAGAAAAAAACCCACCAGAGCCTGGCCGCCAACATCGTCAACCTGAACCTCGCCGTGCGCCCGGGCCTCCACATCGTGGACGCGCTTATCGCCATGGAGGGGCTCGGCCCCACGCGCGGCACGCCGCTGCGCCTGGACACGCTGATTTTTGGGGAAAATCCTTATCTGATCGACCTGGCCTGCGCCAGGATGGCCGGCTTTCCGCCGGAAAAGGTGCGGCCCCTGGCCGAAGCCCGGCGGCGGGGCCTGGTCACGCCGGAGATGGACGCCTTTTGCGACGGGCTTTCCCTGCCGCTTCTGGCCGGGCGGCCTTTGGCCCCGCCGGTCGCCGGCCGGATCGCGAGCTTCATCCACAGTCCGGCCCGGCAGAAGTATTTCCTGGCCGTGCGCAACACGGCCCTTTTCCGCTACCTGGCCGGCACGGACTGGTTCGGGGCACTGCTTTTCAAGACGGGACTGCGGCAGGACGTTTTCTGCCGCGAGGAGATGCGCTGCGACGGGCTCACCCTCGACCGGGCGGCCTGCGACGATTGCGGGGTGTGCCGGGATTTCTGCCCGTCCGGCCTCGATCCGGCGGATGTGGCCGCGATGGGCGGGCATCCGGACTGCCTGGGCTGCCTGTACTGCTTTCTGACCTGCCCGCGAAAAGCCCTCGCCTTCCATGGGGAACAAGGCTTCTTGGCCGAACAGCTGCGCCAATACGACGCCCTGGTCCGGACCCTCGGCCGCCCGGGCCGGTAA
- the cmk gene encoding (d)CMP kinase: MAAESRRIVTIDGPAGAGKTTVSRRAAGELGVAYLDTGAMFRALALALGEGGHRLPEATIDARLAAMTFALEGSGADTLLLVDGAPLPDAARTERVGGWASNLAVLPVVRRRLRLAQQALGASTDLLAEGRDMGTVVFPEARHKFFLTASPEVRAGRRVLQLESLGKPADYEAILEAIRHRDAQDQNRAEAPLVAAKDALVIDTSDLTEDAVVARIVAAAAV, translated from the coding sequence ATGGCTGCTGAGTCGCGCCGCATCGTGACCATCGACGGCCCGGCCGGGGCGGGCAAGACCACCGTCTCCCGCCGGGCGGCAGGGGAACTCGGCGTGGCCTACCTGGACACCGGGGCCATGTTCCGGGCCTTGGCTCTGGCCTTGGGCGAGGGCGGGCATCGGCTCCCCGAAGCGACCATCGACGCCCGGCTCGCCGCCATGACCTTCGCCCTTGAAGGCTCCGGCGCGGACACCCTGCTCCTGGTCGACGGCGCGCCGCTGCCCGACGCAGCCCGCACCGAGCGGGTCGGCGGCTGGGCCTCGAACCTGGCCGTTTTACCCGTGGTCCGGCGTCGGCTGCGTCTGGCCCAGCAGGCGCTTGGCGCATCCACGGACCTCTTGGCCGAAGGCCGCGACATGGGCACGGTGGTCTTCCCCGAGGCGCGCCACAAGTTTTTCCTCACCGCCAGTCCCGAGGTCCGGGCCGGACGCCGCGTGCTCCAGCTTGAATCCCTCGGCAAGCCGGCCGACTACGAGGCCATTCTGGAAGCTATCCGCCACCGCGACGCCCAGGACCAAAACCGGGCCGAAGCGCCGCTCGTCGCCGCCAAGGACGCCCTGGTCATCGACACCTCGGACCTGACCGAGGACGCGGTGGTGGCCCGCATCGTGGCTGCGGCCGCCGTCTGA
- the hisC gene encoding histidinol-phosphate transaminase has translation MQPSDRVREAVRGFTPYAPGLSMEEIRERYGLTRVVKLASNENPLGASPLVKRVLARKGDMVFRYPRAGNPALVAALAAYHHVPKECVVAGNGSDEIIDLLVRVTCEPGKSNVVAFSPCFSIYVQQTKLCGVTLRQVPLTPDFGFDLPGLRAACDDDTAMVFLTNPDNPSGHAIPAEEVLAFARSLPPRTLLVVDEAYAEFAEPAADYSMLPRFAQCDNVVVLHTFSKLFGLAGLRLGIGIMPDWLADHLLRVRLPFSVNLLAEAAGMAALEDTAFLQASLETVVRGRKLMAEELTRLGCHVYPSQANFLMLKPPVPALELFEALLKRGIIVRALKSYGLPELLRVSIGNDEENAMFLAAMKDAIEHGC, from the coding sequence ATGCAGCCAAGCGACCGTGTCCGCGAAGCGGTGCGGGGATTCACCCCGTACGCTCCCGGACTGTCCATGGAAGAGATCAGGGAGCGTTACGGGCTGACCCGCGTGGTCAAGCTCGCCAGCAATGAAAATCCCCTCGGGGCCTCGCCGCTCGTCAAGCGCGTGCTGGCCAGAAAGGGCGATATGGTCTTCCGCTACCCCAGAGCCGGCAACCCGGCCCTGGTGGCGGCCCTGGCCGCCTATCACCACGTGCCCAAGGAGTGTGTGGTGGCCGGCAACGGCTCGGACGAGATCATCGACCTGCTCGTGCGCGTCACCTGCGAACCGGGCAAAAGCAATGTGGTGGCCTTTTCGCCCTGCTTTTCCATCTACGTGCAGCAGACCAAGCTTTGCGGCGTCACCTTGCGCCAGGTGCCGCTTACGCCCGATTTCGGCTTCGACCTGCCGGGGCTGCGCGCGGCCTGCGACGACGATACGGCCATGGTCTTCCTGACCAATCCCGACAATCCCTCGGGCCACGCCATACCGGCCGAGGAAGTTCTGGCCTTCGCCCGGTCCCTGCCGCCGAGGACGCTGCTCGTGGTCGACGAGGCCTATGCCGAATTCGCCGAGCCGGCGGCCGACTATTCCATGCTGCCCCGGTTCGCCCAGTGCGACAATGTGGTCGTGCTGCACACCTTTTCCAAGCTCTTCGGCCTGGCCGGGTTGCGGCTCGGCATCGGCATCATGCCGGACTGGCTGGCCGATCACCTTTTGCGGGTGCGGCTCCCCTTCAGCGTCAACCTGCTGGCCGAGGCCGCCGGCATGGCCGCCCTCGAGGACACCGCCTTTTTGCAGGCGAGCCTCGAGACCGTCGTCCGGGGCCGCAAGCTGATGGCCGAAGAGCTGACGCGGCTTGGCTGCCATGTCTATCCGTCCCAGGCCAACTTCCTGATGCTTAAGCCCCCGGTCCCCGCCCTGGAGCTCTTCGAGGCGCTTTTGAAGCGCGGCATCATCGTGCGGGCGCTGAAAAGCTATGGCCTGCCCGAGCTGTTGCGCGTGAGCATCGGCAACGACGAGGAAAACGCCATGTTTCTGGCCGCAATGAAGGACGCCATCGAACATGGCTGCTGA
- a CDS encoding universal stress protein, which translates to MPALKKILCAVDFSEGSPLVAEYAATLARAAKAEIICVYVAPSLAEYVGFNVPQAALDTFVGDVVASAETTMNDFTTENFKDLPARGMVLTGYPAEEILKAADSQQADMIVMGTHGRTGIDRIIFGSVAEKVVKTATCPVLTIKPHAAA; encoded by the coding sequence ATGCCAGCCCTGAAAAAAATTTTGTGCGCCGTGGATTTCTCCGAGGGCTCCCCGCTCGTGGCCGAATACGCGGCCACGCTGGCCCGGGCCGCCAAGGCCGAGATCATCTGCGTCTACGTGGCCCCGTCCCTGGCCGAATACGTGGGCTTCAACGTGCCCCAGGCCGCGCTCGACACCTTCGTCGGCGACGTGGTCGCCTCGGCCGAAACGACCATGAACGATTTCACCACCGAAAACTTCAAGGACCTGCCGGCGCGCGGCATGGTCCTGACCGGCTACCCGGCCGAGGAAATCCTCAAGGCCGCCGACAGCCAGCAGGCCGACATGATCGTCATGGGCACCCACGGCCGCACCGGCATCGACCGGATCATCTTCGGCTCGGTGGCCGAAAAGGTGGTCAAGACCGCCACCTGCCCCGTGCTCACCATCAAACCGCACGCGGCCGCCTAG
- the thpR gene encoding RNA 2',3'-cyclic phosphodiesterase: MDHVRAFVGLALPQSCQDMANRLGAALAPLCRGRISRVRTGQAHITLKFLGETPVTGPAGIEAVGEALAGIRFAPFRLGFAGGGFFPGPNRPRVIWAGLREGASACRELAAAVDAALAPLGIAPEGKPFAAHLTLARVREPERGGDWPAMLALLAKAQWPSVPVAAMTLWRSVLSDHGARHEALREFPAALD, translated from the coding sequence ATGGATCATGTCCGCGCGTTCGTGGGCCTTGCCCTGCCGCAATCCTGCCAGGATATGGCCAATCGGCTCGGGGCGGCGCTTGCGCCGCTGTGCCGCGGCCGCATAAGCCGGGTGCGGACCGGACAGGCCCATATCACTCTCAAATTCCTCGGGGAAACACCCGTTACGGGACCGGCCGGCATCGAGGCCGTTGGCGAGGCGCTGGCCGGCATACGGTTCGCGCCTTTTCGCCTGGGTTTCGCCGGCGGCGGTTTTTTCCCGGGCCCGAACCGTCCCCGGGTGATCTGGGCCGGACTGCGGGAAGGCGCGTCGGCCTGCCGGGAACTCGCCGCCGCCGTGGACGCGGCCCTGGCCCCGCTCGGCATCGCGCCGGAGGGAAAACCCTTCGCCGCCCACCTGACCCTGGCCCGGGTGCGCGAACCGGAACGCGGCGGCGACTGGCCGGCCATGCTGGCGCTTTTGGCAAAGGCGCAGTGGCCGTCCGTGCCCGTTGCCGCCATGACGCTCTGGCGTTCGGTGCTTTCGGATCATGGCGCGCGCCACGAAGCGCTGCGGGAATTTCCGGCTGCTCTGGATTGA
- a CDS encoding alginate O-acetyltransferase AlgX-related protein, protein MSVAPTSAHKFVIALGVALFLCMICLPVADHIFDLAPNVYMMETDPNPLPEFSIGSIFKSFNVLQRGYLEKTFGFRQMLVRLENILDIFLLRSSNQYQNVIKGRGDWLFLSQENNELNVIQDYRSVKLFTPAQLTRWVKVYKDRQDWLAKRGIHYLIVVAPNKHTVYPEFLPPQYNKVSPISRTDQIVNALAGAGVNILDLRPVMDKVKRQALAYYRTDTHWTTFGAFAGYVAIMKRLSQWFPQFEPEIRGDFDITITPDLQGGLASMLALGDFFPESRVTFTPRFKRKAVNTTDTRPTPPYFQPTVVMDTHDPSRPNAVIFRDSFAHELVPFLAEHFDKSIYMWPYPSTSRAVRYFDKQLIEKEKPALVIDEFVERYFTEFPPKKEQEQPPKK, encoded by the coding sequence ATGAGCGTGGCTCCTACGTCTGCCCACAAGTTCGTCATCGCCCTCGGCGTCGCCTTGTTTTTGTGTATGATCTGTCTGCCCGTGGCGGACCATATCTTCGACCTGGCCCCGAACGTCTACATGATGGAAACCGATCCGAACCCGTTGCCGGAGTTTTCCATTGGGTCGATATTTAAATCCTTCAACGTGCTCCAGCGCGGCTACCTGGAAAAGACGTTCGGCTTCCGCCAAATGCTGGTCCGGCTGGAAAACATCCTCGACATCTTCCTGTTGCGCTCCTCCAACCAGTACCAGAACGTCATCAAAGGGCGGGGCGACTGGCTGTTCCTGTCCCAGGAGAACAACGAGCTCAACGTCATCCAGGACTACCGGTCGGTGAAGCTCTTCACGCCGGCCCAACTGACCCGTTGGGTCAAGGTCTACAAGGATCGCCAGGACTGGCTGGCCAAGCGCGGCATCCACTACCTGATCGTGGTCGCCCCCAACAAGCACACCGTGTACCCGGAATTCCTGCCGCCGCAGTACAACAAGGTGAGCCCCATAAGCCGCACCGACCAGATCGTGAACGCCCTTGCCGGGGCCGGCGTCAACATCCTCGACTTGCGCCCGGTCATGGACAAGGTCAAACGGCAGGCCCTGGCCTACTACCGCACCGACACCCACTGGACGACGTTCGGGGCCTTTGCCGGGTACGTGGCGATCATGAAGCGCTTAAGCCAGTGGTTCCCGCAGTTCGAACCGGAAATCCGCGGGGATTTCGATATCACCATCACCCCCGACCTCCAGGGCGGCCTGGCCAGCATGCTGGCCCTAGGAGACTTTTTCCCCGAAAGCCGGGTGACCTTCACGCCGCGCTTCAAGCGCAAGGCCGTGAACACGACCGATACCCGGCCCACGCCGCCCTACTTCCAGCCCACCGTGGTCATGGACACCCATGATCCCTCCCGGCCCAACGCCGTGATCTTCCGGGATTCCTTCGCCCACGAGCTGGTCCCTTTCCTGGCCGAACACTTCGACAAATCCATCTACATGTGGCCCTACCCTTCGACCTCACGCGCTGTCCGCTACTTCGACAAGCAGCTGATCGAAAAGGAAAAGCCGGCCCTGGTCATCGACGAGTTCGTGGAGCGCTACTTCACCGAGTTCCCGCCCAAGAAGGAACAGGAACAACCGCCCAAGAAGTGA
- a CDS encoding MBOAT family O-acyltransferase, whose protein sequence is MTFGRLRNWILLAASLFFYTWGEGEYVVIMLVSILANYLFGIWIYKAHERSNAKRQMAVAITFNLLLLIIFKYTNFLVANCNTVLSEFGLPTMTVGAVHLPIGISFFTFHCISYLMDIYRRQTPPQMSLPNTALYISLFPQLVAGPIIRYKDIASQITHRTVGLERFSQGINRFVIGLGKKVLIANVVGLPADKIFAIPSEHLTTPVAWLGILCYTLQIYFDFSGYSDMAIGLGHMFGFKFMENFNYPYISRSIQEFWRRWHISLSTWFRDYLYIPLGGNRCSQSRMYFNLVTVFFLCGLWHGASWNFVIWGMFHGLFSVIERFPLAKRVTQGPRLIAHAYTLLVVMVAWVFFRAESLPVALSYIKAMAGFAQGSGVEWHVGLFLNPKVAIVLAAALIGATPVIPWIKGLRTRVLAMRRLGPVALDDGVEALVSLVVMPAVFILCAMSLASGTHNPFIYFQF, encoded by the coding sequence GTGACTTTCGGACGGCTGCGCAACTGGATCCTGCTGGCGGCGAGCCTTTTTTTCTATACCTGGGGTGAAGGCGAATACGTCGTCATCATGCTGGTTTCGATCCTGGCCAACTATTTGTTCGGCATATGGATCTACAAAGCCCATGAGCGCAGCAACGCCAAACGCCAGATGGCCGTGGCCATCACCTTCAACCTGCTGTTGCTCATCATCTTCAAGTATACGAATTTTCTCGTGGCCAACTGCAACACGGTGTTAAGCGAATTCGGGCTGCCGACCATGACGGTCGGAGCCGTGCATTTGCCCATCGGCATTTCGTTTTTCACCTTCCACTGCATTTCCTATCTCATGGACATCTACCGTCGGCAGACGCCGCCACAGATGTCGCTGCCCAACACGGCCCTGTATATTTCGCTTTTTCCCCAACTCGTGGCCGGCCCCATCATCCGCTACAAGGACATCGCCTCGCAGATCACCCACCGCACCGTGGGCCTGGAGCGCTTTTCCCAAGGCATCAACCGGTTCGTCATCGGCCTCGGCAAGAAGGTGCTCATCGCCAACGTGGTGGGCCTGCCGGCGGACAAGATTTTCGCCATTCCCTCCGAGCACCTGACCACGCCCGTGGCCTGGCTCGGCATCCTGTGCTACACGCTGCAAATCTATTTCGACTTTTCCGGCTACTCGGACATGGCCATCGGCCTCGGCCACATGTTCGGGTTCAAGTTCATGGAAAACTTCAATTATCCCTACATATCGCGCTCCATCCAGGAATTCTGGCGGCGCTGGCACATCTCCCTGTCCACCTGGTTTCGCGACTACCTCTACATCCCGCTCGGCGGCAACCGCTGCAGCCAGTCCCGGATGTATTTCAACCTGGTCACGGTCTTTTTCCTGTGCGGCCTGTGGCACGGGGCCAGTTGGAACTTCGTGATCTGGGGCATGTTCCACGGCCTGTTCTCGGTGATCGAGCGCTTTCCCCTGGCCAAGCGCGTGACCCAGGGACCGCGGCTCATCGCCCATGCCTACACCCTGCTGGTGGTGATGGTGGCCTGGGTCTTTTTCCGGGCCGAATCGCTGCCGGTGGCCCTCAGCTACATCAAGGCCATGGCCGGCTTCGCCCAGGGATCGGGCGTGGAATGGCACGTGGGCCTTTTCCTCAACCCCAAGGTGGCCATCGTGCTGGCGGCGGCCCTTATCGGCGCGACCCCGGTCATTCCCTGGATCAAGGGCCTGCGCACCCGCGTGCTGGCCATGCGCAGACTTGGTCCCGTGGCCCTGGACGACGGCGTGGAGGCGCTGGTCAGCCTCGTCGTGATGCCGGCGGTCTTTATCCTGTGCGCCATGTCCCTGGCCAGCGGCACGCATAATCCCTTCATTTACTTCCAGTTCTAA
- a CDS encoding methyltransferase domain-containing protein, whose translation METEIFRLEVARRLLAGLDPACVWRPVYGPDGTLLAPGHGPGPDELESYIGNLDVVGKSVVDLGCNLGYFAFRAAWRGATRVLGCDVDPDVIRTARELARLHGLDNVDFSACDFLCGPPAAPPCEMAMLIDFIGRGVISKGRLESVAKAAAAWASKELFFTLRPAYRLDDLPASPAELERLYPGHVRGGHFHLADALAERLGPDWSPRRLTGSGRVKAALLFTRVG comes from the coding sequence ATGGAAACGGAAATTTTCCGCCTCGAAGTCGCCCGCCGGTTGCTGGCCGGCCTCGATCCGGCCTGTGTCTGGCGTCCGGTCTACGGCCCCGACGGGACCCTCCTCGCCCCTGGGCACGGTCCCGGCCCGGACGAACTCGAAAGCTACATCGGCAACCTCGACGTGGTCGGCAAGTCCGTCGTCGATCTCGGCTGCAACCTGGGCTACTTCGCCTTCCGGGCGGCCTGGCGCGGCGCGACCCGGGTGCTCGGCTGCGACGTCGACCCCGATGTCATCCGCACCGCCAGGGAGCTGGCCCGCCTGCACGGCCTGGACAACGTGGATTTTTCCGCCTGCGATTTTTTGTGCGGACCGCCCGCCGCGCCGCCCTGCGAAATGGCCATGCTCATCGATTTCATCGGGCGCGGCGTCATCTCCAAAGGCCGGCTCGAAAGTGTGGCCAAAGCCGCCGCCGCCTGGGCCTCGAAGGAACTTTTTTTCACCCTGCGCCCCGCCTACCGCCTCGACGACCTGCCCGCATCCCCGGCTGAACTCGAACGCCTCTACCCCGGCCATGTGCGTGGCGGCCACTTTCATTTGGCCGATGCCCTGGCCGAGCGCCTCGGGCCCGACTGGTCGCCGCGACGTCTCACCGGCAGCGGCCGGGTCAAGGCGGCGCTGCTTTTTACGCGCGTCGGATAA